Genomic DNA from Frondihabitans sp. PAMC 28766:
AGATCGGCACCGGAGCCGGGAAGGGCCACTGCACGGCCGCGCTCGAGGCGGTGACGCCCGACGTGCCGCCGGCACCGGCGACGCCCAGCGCGGGTGCGACACTCACGCTGTAGCCGTCGCGGCCGACGGCCTGGAGCTGAACCTCGGTCGCGGCGCTCGCACTGCCCGCAGTCGCCCGCCAGCCCTGCGCCGGGCTGACCGTGACACCGGCACCGGAGGCCGCCGCGAACTTCGCCGCCGAGTGCGCCGGGGTGTCGACGTAGTACGCGCTGGCCGGGGTGGACGTCGCGACGACCGTGGCGCCGACGAAGAGCATCGCGCCGAGCACGCCGAGGCGGGTTCCTGCGCGCGTGCGGCGGCGGAAGGCGCTGCCAGGTGCGGCGGCGCTACCAGGTGCGGCGGCGCTGCCGCGTGCGGCGGCACTGCCGCGGGGTCGAGGGTGAGCGGCGCGCAGCGCCTGGCGGTCGCGCGTGAGAGGCGTCTCGACCGGCGGGGCCGCTGCGGCGCGCTCCCTCGCGGCGCTCTCCCTCGCGACGCTCTCCCTCGCGGCGCGCTCCAGCGCCAACGCTTCGCGTCGCGACCGAGGCACACCGGCGCCCGCTGCGGCAGCGACGGCCGCACGGTCGCCCGACACACGCCACTCGGGCGCACACGTAGCGCTCGGCGTCGCAGCAGTCAACGACTCAGCACGCAACAGCACAGGGAGGATTCCTCGGGGGTCAGGGGCCGGATGGTCACGGTCGGTCACCACCCTGAGATCGTCCTCGAAGGGCTCGGCGACAGGTCGATTCTACCGAACATCAGGCGCGACGTCGCCAGGTGATATAAATATTCTGTCAATTGCCAGGAAAACCGGGGTGCTCACGATCCTGCGCTCACCACCCGATCGCCGTGATCGCGGCGCCGAGCTCGGCGGCGATCGAGGGGGCTGCGACGAAGGTCAGGGCGCGGCTGGGCGGGGCGCCTTCCGGGGTGAGGACGACGGCGCCGGCCTCTTCGGCGATCAGGGCGCCGCCCGCGTGATCCCACGGCTGCAGGCCGCGCTCGACGTAGGCGTCGAGTCGCCCGCACGCGACGTAGCAGAGGTCGAGCGAGGCGGCTCCGATGCGCCGGATGTCGCGCACCTGCGACACCAGCGGCCCGAGCAGCGCTCCCTGCTCGGCACGCCTGACCGGGTCGTACGAGAAGCCCGTCGCCAGGAGGCTCTGCGAGAGGTCGACCGGCGTCGAGGGCGCGATCGGGCGGCCGTCCAGCTGGGCGCCGAGACCGCGGGCCGCCGTGAACTCCTCCCCGGTCGACGGGTTGACGACGCAGGATGCCAGTGCCCGCCAGGTCAGCGGCTCCGGCTCGCCCTCGACCACCGCGATGCTCACCGTGTACGTCGGGTGGCCGTACAGAAAATTGACCGTCCCATCGATCGGGTCGACGACCCACGTCAGGCCGCTCGTACTCGCCGACGCCCCGCTCTCCTCGCCGTAGAAGCCGTCGCCCGGCCGGCGCTCGGCCAGCCTCGCGCGGATCAGCGCCTCTACCTCTCGATCGGCGAACGTGACGATGTCGACGGGGCTCGACTTGCTGGCCGCCACCTCCACGCCCTCGGCTCGGCGCCGGGCTGCGAGCGCCCCGGCCTCCTGGGCGATCTCGCGGGCGATCTCGAGCAGTTCGGCGGGTGTCGGCATGCGTGCTCCTCAGACGGAAGAGCCCCGCGACGCTTCGTCGCGGGCTCTTCTGATCGGGTGGCAAGTGAGGGATTCGAACCCCCGGAGGCTACGCCGGCTGATTTACAGTCAGATCCCTTTGGCCGCTTGGGTAACTTGCCCGATGCGCTCTGCCGATGTTTCCACCAACCGAAGGCGCCAGTCAACAATACAGCCTCCCAGCGGTTCGCTCGACCACGCGCGCCCCGGCGTCTCCGCTCCCCTCCCCCGCCCCGCGCACCTCCCCTCCCCTCCTCCCAATTGCGAGGAGAACCTCGCCTGCGCTCGCCAACCACGGGCCTGAACGGTGTTCCGCCGTACTTTCTCCTCGATTTTCACCCTGGAGGCGCAGACCTCCTGTCCTCCACAGCCGGACACCGCGCCTGAGCTGTCCACAGCTGCGCTCGAAACGTCGCCCCGACAACCGCCGACGCGGGAGTCTCGACCGATGAACACGGTGATCCTCTCGACTCTTCGCGCCCACGGCGGCATCGCACGCCGCAGCGAATTCATCACCGCGGGTGCGACCGACCGCGACATCCGTCTTGATTGGGCGGCGGCGTCCATCCTGCGTGTCCGCAACGGCGTCTATGCCCTCCCCACGGTGCACCCCGAGATCCTGCGCGCCGTCCGCGTGGGCGGCGTTTTAGCCGCGGGTTCGGCCGCCGCGCATCATGGGCTCTGGGTTCCGCCCGGGGGCAAGTTGCACGTCAGCATCCGCCCCAACGCCAACGGACTCCGCGATCCTGACGATGCCGGGATCCGGCTCGACCGGGATCGAACGAACGTGGCCCTCCTCCATGACGGACATCGCCTCGATGCGGCTCGTGAGCGCAACGTCGTCCTGCCACGAACGTGCATCCTGCAGACCATCCGTCGAGTCGACGAGCCCGCGGCCCTGGCCGTCCTCGATTCGGCGATCCGAAAATACGGTCTGAATGAAACCGAGCTGGAAGCCATGAGAGCCGAGGTGCCCTCGCGTCTCTCGCGACTCCTCGACGTGGCCGAAGGCTCCGCCGAATCAGGAACGGAGTCGGCGATGCGTCTGGGTCTCCTCGACCTCGGGTTGCGGTTCGAAGCCCAGAGATGGCTGACCGACGAGATCA
This window encodes:
- a CDS encoding M23 family metallopeptidase, with the protein product MLLRAESLTAATPSATCAPEWRVSGDRAAVAAAAGAGVPRSRREALALERAARESVARESAARERAAAAPPVETPLTRDRQALRAAHPRPRGSAAARGSAAAPGSAAAPGSAFRRRTRAGTRLGVLGAMLFVGATVVATSTPASAYYVDTPAHSAAKFAAASGAGVTVSPAQGWRATAGSASAATEVQLQAVGRDGYSVSVAPALGVAGAGGTSGVTASSAAVQWPFPAPVPISSGFGSRYVANCGFCSTNHQGLDFTPAAGTPIHVVAAGVVSRVDQGSGALGYNVWVDHVIDGAPVTTVYAHMTAGSIAVHQGQRLNPGEVLGAVGSTGNSTGPHMHFEVHVAGAAVDPLPWLKTHAGAA
- a CDS encoding inositol monophosphatase family protein — protein: MPTPAELLEIAREIAQEAGALAARRRAEGVEVAASKSSPVDIVTFADREVEALIRARLAERRPGDGFYGEESGASASTSGLTWVVDPIDGTVNFLYGHPTYTVSIAVVEGEPEPLTWRALASCVVNPSTGEEFTAARGLGAQLDGRPIAPSTPVDLSQSLLATGFSYDPVRRAEQGALLGPLVSQVRDIRRIGAASLDLCYVACGRLDAYVERGLQPWDHAGGALIAEEAGAVVLTPEGAPPSRALTFVAAPSIAAELGAAITAIGW
- a CDS encoding endonuclease domain-containing protein translates to MNTVILSTLRAHGGIARRSEFITAGATDRDIRLDWAAASILRVRNGVYALPTVHPEILRAVRVGGVLAAGSAAAHHGLWVPPGGKLHVSIRPNANGLRDPDDAGIRLDRDRTNVALLHDGHRLDAARERNVVLPRTCILQTIRRVDEPAALAVLDSAIRKYGLNETELEAMRAEVPSRLSRLLDVAEGSAESGTESAMRLGLLDLGLRFEAQRWLTDEIRVDFLVSGRLVVECVSFEYHASPHDYEKDRRRIAEIVRLGYVVLEFTYHQVFSGWAQVRETLLCALSRG